The following proteins are co-located in the Rhodococcus opacus B4 genome:
- a CDS encoding flavin reductase family protein yields the protein MRTTASPHLTATTPEDIADAYRTVLGKFCTGVVAVTALDDTGGPVGLTVGSFSSVSLDPALVAFFVAHTSTTFPTIAASGRFCANILAADQHELGRTFARSGTDKFAGIDWTPATTGSPRLTGAHAWIDCHIDLVQPVGDHHLVVGRIVELGATNTPDPLLFYTSTFHQLTPTSPA from the coding sequence ATGCGCACCACCGCCTCACCGCACCTCACCGCCACCACCCCCGAAGACATCGCGGACGCCTACCGCACCGTCCTCGGAAAGTTCTGCACCGGCGTCGTCGCCGTCACCGCACTCGACGACACCGGGGGTCCCGTCGGACTGACCGTCGGCTCCTTCAGCTCCGTCTCCCTCGACCCCGCCCTCGTCGCCTTCTTCGTCGCCCACACTTCCACCACGTTCCCCACCATCGCCGCCTCCGGCCGCTTCTGCGCCAACATCCTCGCCGCCGACCAACACGAACTCGGCCGCACCTTCGCCCGCAGCGGCACCGACAAATTCGCCGGCATCGACTGGACCCCCGCCACCACCGGATCACCCCGCCTCACCGGCGCCCACGCCTGGATCGACTGTCACATCGACCTCGTCCAACCCGTCGGCGACCACCACCTCGTCGTCGGCCGCATCGTCGAACTCGGCGCCACCAACACCCCCGACCCCCTGCTGTTCTACACCTCCACCTTCCACCAACTCACCCCCACGAGCCCCGCATGA
- a CDS encoding GTP cyclohydrolase II yields MTTAQPARSVVRCADAEIPTDHGPFTATAYRSATGTEHLAMVFGDPAGTTALTRVHSECLTGDVLASRRCDCGPQRPAALERIAHTGAGVLLYLRGHEGRGIGLAAKIAYQLQDRLGLDTVDANLHLGLPVDARDYADAAAILHDLGIDSIDLLTNNPAKAAGLTAAGITVAHIAPLEITPNDHNTHYLATKRDRLGHRLTRVRLTDTL; encoded by the coding sequence ATGACCACCGCCCAACCGGCCCGATCCGTCGTCCGCTGCGCCGACGCCGAAATCCCCACCGACCACGGCCCCTTCACCGCCACCGCCTACCGCTCCGCCACCGGAACAGAACACCTCGCCATGGTCTTCGGCGACCCCGCCGGCACCACCGCCCTCACCCGCGTCCACAGCGAATGCCTCACCGGCGACGTCCTCGCGTCCCGGCGCTGCGACTGCGGCCCCCAACGCCCCGCAGCACTCGAGCGCATCGCCCACACCGGCGCAGGGGTCCTGCTATACCTGCGCGGACACGAAGGCCGCGGCATCGGACTCGCCGCGAAAATCGCCTACCAACTCCAGGACCGCCTGGGCCTCGACACCGTCGACGCCAACCTGCACCTCGGGCTACCCGTCGACGCCCGCGACTACGCCGACGCCGCAGCCATCCTCCACGACCTCGGCATCGACTCCATCGACCTACTCACCAACAACCCCGCCAAGGCCGCCGGCCTCACCGCAGCCGGCATCACCGTCGCCCACATTGCGCCCCTCGAGATCACGCCGAACGACCACAACACCCACTACCTCGCCACCAAGCGCGACCGGCTCGGGCACAGGCTTACCCGCGTGCGACTGACCGACACTCTCTAA
- a CDS encoding TRAFAC clade GTPase domain-containing protein, with translation MTKCPRCFTTLTGDWYAWTAVAPTDVEVDDVATKYHGSQVRSGKVFELQRPADAADDWAPADDYATGKAGGPVVEVCPQCHYKLPVGWRDGRAACIAMAGARATGKTVYIAALVKTLQLLGERLNRVVEPATGETEVNFREHYERPLFEERGILESTPASHTGNPYQREPLIFSLGPGLRDDTRQYLVIRDVAGEDLENPGNVDATHMQFFAQADGVVFMFDPLKVESVRQQLHDLVPAQERVGGDPRSVLRTVLSIIGAGTPNLAVVLSKFDALQALERVEGSDWSEIMSQRGAAFLRDPSLQRAPYHEVDGQLLHEEVRSLLDKLEARSMVMSVDQPPTGNALSSRFFAVSALGESPVGDRLHNSGISPFRCLDPVRWILAQRGVWV, from the coding sequence ATGACGAAGTGCCCCCGGTGTTTCACGACCCTGACCGGTGACTGGTATGCGTGGACGGCGGTCGCCCCGACGGACGTCGAGGTCGACGACGTCGCCACCAAATACCACGGCAGCCAGGTGCGGTCGGGGAAGGTCTTCGAACTGCAGCGCCCCGCCGACGCGGCCGACGACTGGGCCCCGGCCGACGACTACGCGACGGGCAAGGCCGGCGGCCCCGTCGTGGAGGTGTGCCCGCAGTGCCACTACAAGCTCCCCGTCGGCTGGCGCGATGGCCGGGCGGCGTGCATCGCGATGGCCGGCGCCCGCGCCACCGGAAAGACCGTCTACATTGCGGCTTTGGTGAAAACCCTGCAGCTGCTGGGGGAGCGGCTGAATCGGGTGGTCGAACCTGCCACCGGTGAGACCGAGGTGAACTTCCGAGAGCACTACGAGCGACCGCTGTTCGAGGAGCGGGGAATTCTCGAGTCGACACCCGCGTCGCACACGGGCAATCCGTATCAGCGTGAGCCGCTGATCTTCAGCCTCGGCCCCGGCCTGCGGGACGACACCCGGCAGTATCTCGTGATCCGGGATGTGGCGGGGGAGGACCTCGAGAACCCCGGCAACGTGGATGCGACGCACATGCAGTTCTTCGCGCAGGCCGACGGCGTGGTGTTCATGTTCGATCCGCTGAAGGTCGAATCGGTGCGGCAGCAGCTGCACGACCTGGTGCCGGCGCAGGAGCGGGTGGGCGGCGACCCGCGGTCGGTGCTGCGGACGGTGCTGTCGATCATCGGTGCCGGGACCCCGAACCTGGCCGTGGTGCTGTCGAAGTTCGATGCGCTGCAAGCGCTCGAGCGAGTGGAAGGCAGCGACTGGAGCGAGATCATGTCGCAGCGGGGCGCCGCCTTCCTGCGTGACCCCAGCCTCCAGCGCGCGCCGTACCACGAGGTGGACGGGCAGCTGCTGCACGAAGAGGTGCGCAGCCTCCTCGACAAACTCGAGGCGCGGTCAATGGTGATGTCGGTGGATCAGCCGCCCACCGGCAATGCACTCTCGAGCCGTTTCTTCGCCGTCTCGGCACTCGGCGAATCACCGGTCGGAGATCGACTCCACAACAGCGGGATCTCACCCTTCCGATGCCTCGACCCCGTGCGCTGGATCCTCGCGCAGCGGGGGGTGTGGGTGTAG